A segment of the Sulfurovum indicum genome:
ACAACCATATGTTCATTGCCTTTGAAAAAATCTGTCAATACCATCTTCCCTGTGTTCTCTCCCATCAGTGGCTTAAAGAAGTCATCATAGTAGAGTGTGAAGACCAGACCACCCAGCAAACCTCCAATCGCTCCTACCAGCACATCAATACGCCCCTCAGCAATAGAGACCGGCCCTGTTCCCGGACATTTCCCAAAAATCGCCATAGAGATACCAAAAAGAATTCCTCCTATGACCAGTCCCGGCCACATGATCGGCTTGACATGGTAATGTGCATCACCGGCTTCGATCATGAAATAAAGCCCTATACTGGTCAGTCCCACTGCGAGGAAAAGCATCTTTGGTACAATAGTGTCCTTAAGCATTGCAAAGCCTGCGATCTTCTCAAACTTGTCTACACGGGAGTATTGGATGATCCCGCCGAAGATCACACCGATGAGAAACACCAGTGCCAAAGAGCCGTGTCCCTGATTGATCACATTTTCGAACATCTGTATGATACGTGAAGCCAGGTCGTCACCCTGCAGTTTAACAATAACATCCATCCTACTTCTCCTTCACGTTGTAGAACAGGCGACCGGTAACGATCACTGTCACCAACACTACACCGCCAAAGATCATTGAAGAGATCGCCATCTGGCTCATTCCGGATAGAAAATGCCCCGAAGTGCACCCGCCTGCCATTCTTGCCCCGATGATCATAATGAATCCTGAAGCAAAGCTCCAAAGTAGCCTGGAGAGTACTGACGTGTTCTTATACTTTTTCCATCCGCTTGGGATAAGGGAAAAACGGAAGCTTTTCGTAATAAATACTGAAGTAATAAATCCTCCGAACAATGCACCAAAAAGCATCACTCCTTCCCAGGCACCGGGATCTTGAATATGTTTGAGATAACTGTATTGCTCAGGGTCAAGATCAAAAATGATCCCGGCAAAGTAGGGAACATAGGTCGAAGCACCGATCGGCCTGTCAGCACCGAAAATAGAGAAAGTCAATAAAAGCAGCAGAGACATCAAAATACCGCCCATCCACCAAGGTAATCTGTTCATCATCTGAAAATTCCTTAATTTTTTCAGAATTATAACAAAAATATATGCATAGTATAATATTTAATTATCTTATATTCTTCTTCAGTCTCTTTGAAAATCTATTCCCCCACAGCCAGGGCATAAAGTACCATCTCTTCGTTTTCCAAAAAGGCATTGACCTCATCATCATAATAGGCACCGATTCCCGAACACCCAAGCCCAAGGTAATTTGCTGCAATATAGAGACGGTGCCCCACAATACCCGCTTTTTGATAAAGTGCCTGATAGTTTCTTCCCCTGGAAGTCAGAAAAAATGCCAATGCCCCTTGTGTAGAAAGATTATACTGCTCCAGAGAGAGATACCCTGCCTCTTTACTGAAGTCACCATATTTCAGATATTCACCATCTTTATAGAGTCCCAACGGCATATCAAGTACTCTGTTGACAAAAACATAAACACTTACCTCTTCATCACAGTCACTCAAAACAGGCTGTGAGAGTATTTCCATAATGTAATTGAATTGCCCCTTGGTAATAGCCTGTGTATCAAATTGTCGTTGTGATCTTCGGGTAAAGATCGTCTCTTTAAGTTTTTGGGGTTCATAGGTAAACGCAGGGGCTTTGATCTGTTTTTGACACCCGGAAAGTGTCATACTCTCGATATAGGCTTGTACTATGATCTCATTTTCTTCAAAAGTACGGCTGCCATCCACATAGGGCAGAGAGAATTCGAGGGGATTGACCTCCTGTCCCGGTACCGGTACGGCAACACTTGCTCCTCCCAAAAACCACTCCCGCTCCGTAAACCCGAACATACTATTCAGTTTCTTACGATCGATCAGGTAACGTATCTGTGTTGCATGAGGTTTGAGCAGAGCACTGGCTTCAATACATCCAAGCAGATGACCTGCATCCAGAAGAGCGTAGCGGAAGGCTCTGTTCCTGTATTTCCATGCCGAACGCCAATAGACAGCAGAAACAAGGAATAGATACCCTTTCATTGCTCTTTTATACCCAAAGTAAGGTTCTATTCCCTCTTTATCAGTAATTTTATGTAACAGTGTCAACGAAGAGCTGCTTACTTCAAAATGATAGATACCGTCTTGCTTTCCCTGAACACCCCG
Coding sequences within it:
- a CDS encoding nitroreductase family protein, yielding MFWYHTETKHSYASVRTSPNRLSWEDQPSTYKVYPENCERFSLKMEDPEDLFLYHIAGLSAKKSYPGIEYYLRINPSAGALYPNELYMQIRGVQGKQDGIYHFEVSSSSLTLLHKITDKEGIEPYFGYKRAMKGYLFLVSAVYWRSAWKYRNRAFRYALLDAGHLLGCIEASALLKPHATQIRYLIDRKKLNSMFGFTEREWFLGGASVAVPVPGQEVNPLEFSLPYVDGSRTFEENEIIVQAYIESMTLSGCQKQIKAPAFTYEPQKLKETIFTRRSQRQFDTQAITKGQFNYIMEILSQPVLSDCDEEVSVYVFVNRVLDMPLGLYKDGEYLKYGDFSKEAGYLSLEQYNLSTQGALAFFLTSRGRNYQALYQKAGIVGHRLYIAANYLGLGCSGIGAYYDDEVNAFLENEEMVLYALAVGE
- a CDS encoding YeeE/YedE thiosulfate transporter family protein; translation: MDVIVKLQGDDLASRIIQMFENVINQGHGSLALVFLIGVIFGGIIQYSRVDKFEKIAGFAMLKDTIVPKMLFLAVGLTSIGLYFMIEAGDAHYHVKPIMWPGLVIGGILFGISMAIFGKCPGTGPVSIAEGRIDVLVGAIGGLLGGLVFTLYYDDFFKPLMGENTGKMVLTDFFKGNEHMVVLIFGIVLALIAIAIPKVEMFDEADLCKLPDDQRPDKKL
- a CDS encoding YeeE/YedE thiosulfate transporter family protein; translation: MMNRLPWWMGGILMSLLLLLTFSIFGADRPIGASTYVPYFAGIIFDLDPEQYSYLKHIQDPGAWEGVMLFGALFGGFITSVFITKSFRFSLIPSGWKKYKNTSVLSRLLWSFASGFIMIIGARMAGGCTSGHFLSGMSQMAISSMIFGGVVLVTVIVTGRLFYNVKEK